In a genomic window of Siniperca chuatsi isolate FFG_IHB_CAS linkage group LG1, ASM2008510v1, whole genome shotgun sequence:
- the LOC122869004 gene encoding adhesion G-protein coupled receptor G1-like, protein MCITLSLITLIWFSKTQPVTLTSVACENVLHTCQQGVIPWTRCYEENIATCRQGRILRQNFIRLMVNSSQEAEVSPTIQHRVHIPSSALQRSGGAESVDEVLLVATVIDSTFFKLSPPRVKGKGRALIPDQPTHRQGIVMDGLVLAVRAGNHAVTNLPQPIILTFKRNKQVENGMCVFWQESQLDNGTGSWSTDGCDTSDKGNEFICSCNHLSFFAVLVNPVLSVDKSTAVNLSYITYIGSALSIFFTVISLIIYISLQRRRPEKAIGVHMQLTGALLCLHLSFLLCSFWVWLLDENAESRVCQVLGLFLHWSLLASFSWAALEGFHLYLLLVRVFNIYVRRYLLKLSLVGWGFPTLIVMACGISGVYGKYSLELRDDNNHNSTAQMCWMSSEFPQRLLVSYITTLAFPCLVILCNSCMLGLVVVKLRQLRGGRRGTESTSGWKKMNREKATKLWKDCATVLGLSCVLGLPWGLASTTYISLPGIYVFTILNSLQGVFMFLWSVALICKPRSDDNSSVRDPSTQKMMTTSFNK, encoded by the exons ATGTGCATTACTCTTTCTCTCATCACACTCATCTGGTTTTCTAAGACCCAGCCTG TCACTCTGACGTCAGTCGCCTGTGAAAATGTCCTCCACACGTGTCAACAAGGTGTTATCCCCTGGACCAG GTGTTATGAGGAAAACATAGCAACCTGTAGACAAGGACGCATTTTGCGACAAAACTTCATTCGTCTGATGGTGAACTCGTCTCAAGAG GCTGAAGTGAGTCCCACTATTCAACACAGGGTTCACATCCCATCCTCAGCTCTCCAAAGAAGTGGAGGAGCTGAGTCTGTGGATGAGGTACTTCTGGTGGCCACTGTGATCGACAGCACTTTCTTCAAG CTGAGTCCTCCTCGGGTAAAAGGAAAGGGGAGAGCACTGATACCAGACCAGCCTACACACAGGCAAGGGATTGTTATGGATGGGCTTGTCCTGGCAGTGAGGGCAGGGAACCATGCTGTCACAAACCTTCCACAACCCATCATATTAACCTTCAAAcgcaacaaacag GTGGAAAATGGGATGTGCGTGTTTTGGCAGGAGTCACAGCTGGACAATGGAACAG gttCTTGGAGCACAGATGGCTGTGATACCAGCGACAAAGGAAATGAATTCATTTGCAGCTGCAACCACCTGAGCTTTTTTGCTGTGCTTGTG AACCCCGTATTGTCAGTGGATAAAAGTACTGCTGTGAACCTAAGCTATATCACCTACATTGGATCAGCTCTTTCCATCTTCTTCACCGTTATCAGCTTGATCATCTATATATCTCTACA ACGGCGGCGTCCAGAGAAGGCCATCGGTGTGCATATGCAGCTGACAGGGGCACTGCTCTGCCTCCACCTCAGCTTCCTGCTGTGCAGCTTCTGGGTGTGGCTGCTGGATGAGAATGCGGAGAGCCGGGTCTGCCAGGTTCTGGGTCTCTTTTTACACTGGTCCCTGCTGGCCAGCTTCAGCTGGGCTGCTCTGGAAGGATTCCACCTCTACCTTCTCCTTGTCAGAGTCTTCAACATCTACGTCAGGAGATACCTGCTCAAACTCAGCTTGGTGGGATGGG GTTTTCCGACACTGATTGTAATGGCTTGCGGGATTTCTGGTGTTTATGGCAAATACAGTCTGGAACTGAGGGACGACAACAACCACAATTCAACAGCGCAGAT GTGCTGGATGAGCAGCGAGTTCCCACAGAGGCTTTTAGTCAGCTACATCACTACGCTGGCCTTCCCGTGCCTGGTGATACTGTGTAATTCCTGCATGCTGGGGCTGGTGGTGGTTAAGCTTCGGCAGCTAAGGGGAGGCAGAAGAGGCACTGAAAGCACCAGTGGCTGGAAGAAGATGAACAGAGAAAAAGCGACCAAGTTATGGAAGGACTGTGCCACAGTGCTGGGCCTCAGCTGTGTGCTGGGCTTACCTTGGGGGTTGGCGAGCACCACCTACATCTCCCTGCCTGGGATCTATGTATTCACTATACTAAACTCCCTGCAGG gtGTATTTATGTTCCTGTGGTCCGTGGCTTTGATCTGCAAGCCTCGATCTGACGATAACTCCTCAGTCAGAGACCCCTCCACTCAGAAAATGATGACTACCAGTTTCAATAAGTGA
- the LOC122880054 gene encoding adhesion G-protein coupled receptor G5-like yields MVPLLLLLLLPKLLADQVCLNISNGDIDITMTNATIIDDRFSNVKCVVDGSPCFFQCTFSNTTWFSGSSVCLEANVTRGSVKDVYRIEQYTTCTLHRCKSTHILPLIKALDSKSSDQKGMMKLFYIRDSCAQLFSSNHEVKTSFINVERKIIRNTMGTSQLMAGGSINYSLKVLSLNVVNVSEANLTGTDSRIQIEAPQLLPQNKTFVPDTWLPAYALRTIPKEKRIIGLVSYMGHSQFQFEQEAISSMVIRIELLGEQPLRDLKTSIKMIFRTHTHINMDNDSWFQCHYLDEHDWLWKTDGCETYNRTHDNQINVTCNCNHATPFAVLLMRKPISEVHWKILSYISYIGCGLSAFFTALSLVIYVFSRNHKMDYSISIHVSLSGALFLLNTTFLLTEWGATVKPDWVCVFVAALMHYSLLCCFTWMAIEGLHLYLILIKVFNTYYKHYLVKLSLAGWGIPGVIVAVSLGVKDFKQFYGVTQMTMANTNQTNNICWITDDSFFYSLNLVYFTLIFIFNSGILMAVASSICKMKQVFRNSKPGAEAQGKTWRDPERFGDSCRSGLTVLGITCLMGTTWGLAFLGSGYVNYPILYLFCILNSTQGFFVFLWICLSAKKQRKKDLEDRTTSTPVKTSGIKSD; encoded by the exons ATGGTTCCcttactgctgttactgctgctgcccAAATTGCTGGCTGACCAAG TTTGTCTCAACATTTCAAATGGTGACATCGATATTACCATGACGAATGCTACAATCATTGATGACCGATTTagtaatgtgaaatgtgtggtGGATGGATCTCCCTGCTTCTTTCAATGCACGTTCAGCAACACGACGTGGTTCAGTGGATCATCTGTTTGCTTGGAGGCTAATGTGACAAGAGGTTCCGTCAAGGATGTGTACCGCATAGAACAAT ATACAACTTGCACTTTACACAGATGCAAAAGCACACACATCTTGCCGCTGATTAAAGCGCTGGATAGTAAAAGCTCTGACCAGAAGGGAATGATGAAACTCTTCTACATAAGGGATTCATGTGCACAGCTCTTCAGTAGCAACCATGAAGTCAAGACATCCTTTATAAA tgtgGAAAGAAAGATAATCCGTAACACCATGGGAACATCCCAGCTCATGGCTGGAGGCTCCATAAACTACAGCCTCAAGGTCTTGTCTCTGAATGTGGTCAACGTCAGCGAGGCTAACCTGACAGGAACCGACTCCAGGATCCAGATAGAAGCTCCACAG CTGCTGCCTCAGAACAAGACATTTGTCCCTGACACTTGGCTGCCGGCGTATGCCCTGCGCACCATCCCAAAGGAGAAGAGGATTATTGGTTTGGTCAGCTACATGGGGCACAGCCAGTTCCAA TTTGAACAGGAAGCTATCTCATCAATGGTTATCAGGATAGAGCTACTGGGGGAACAACCCCTTCGCGATCTGAAAACATCAATCAAGATGATTTTCAgaactcatacacacataaatatggAT aaTGACTCATGGTTCCAGTGTCACTACCTTGATGAACATG ATTGGCTCTGGAAAACAGATGGATGTGAGACTTACAACAGAACCCATGATAACCAAATCAACGTTACTTGCAACTGTAACCATGCAACACCCTTTGCTGTCCTACTG ATGAGAAAACCAATTTCAGAAGTCCACTGGAAAATACTGTCATACATCAGTTACATAGGCTGCGGCCTGTCTGCCTTCTTCACTGCTTTGTCCCTTGTGATATATGTCTTCAGTCG aAACCACAAAATGGATTATTCCATCTCTATCCATGTATCTCTGAGCGGGGCCTTGTTTCTGCTCAATACAACCTTCCTGCTGACCGAGTGGGGGGCCACGGTGAAGCCAGActgggtgtgtgtttttgtcgcAGCTCTCATGCATTACTCCTTGCTCTGCTGTTTTACCTGGATGGCCATAGAGGGACTTCACCTCTATCTGATATTGATAAAGGTGTTTAACACCTACTACAAACACTACCTGGTCAAACTGTCGCTTGCTGGATGGG GGATACCTGGTGTAATCGTAGCAGTCTCTTTGGGAGTGAAGGACTTCAAACAGTTTTACGGAGTTACACAAATGACCATGGCCAATACTAACCAAACTAACAACAT CTGCTGGATCACAGATGACTCCTTTTTCTACTCCTTGAACCTTGTGTATTTCACACTTATATTCATCTTCAACTCTGGCATATTGATGGCAGTGGCCTCTAGCATCTGTAAGATGAAACAAGTGTTCAGGAACTCAAAGCCTGGAGCAGAGGCTCAGGGAAAGACTTGGAGAGACCCAGAGAGGTTCGGTGATTCCTGCAGGAGTGGCCTCACTGTGTTAGGTATTACCTGCCTGATGGGAACCACCTGGGGCCTGGCCTTCCTGGGCTCAGGATATGTCAACTACCCCATCCTCTACCTTTTCTGCATCCTCAACTCCACACAAG GTTTCTTTGTCTTCCTGTGGATCTGTCTGTCAGccaagaagcagaggaagaaagatCTGGAGGACAGAACGACCTCAACTCCTGTGAAGACGTCAGGAATCAAATCTGATTAG